The segment CTTAATTGTGATACACTCCTCCCTGGCTGCGTTCCCAGCTCGCCAGATGTCCCGCGTCTGTTTGACGAATATCtcccttttaaaatgttttcaaagctTTCAGTTCTGGGCCTTGAGGAGTCTGCGGTCAAAGCTTTCACAGGTCAGAAATCCACCATAACACCCGTCCACTGCTGGTTCTCCAAATCCATCACGAAGAACCAGCATGTGTGCTCAACTTCAAGCAAAAATACTCCTCTGGTTGGTGACCAGGGCGGTTTGGCTCTCCCGTCGGcgctccttcttcctctccatccttATCTTATAGCAGACCACGCTGGACGCCAGGAGCACCAGTCCGGCCGAGAGGAGCACCAGCCCAAAGTAAGAGATGGTGGATCCGTGCGAGTTGAAGCTGTAAGCCACAGCGGTGACCACGATCCCGGCGATGAGGACCACCACGCCGAAC is part of the Notolabrus celidotus isolate fNotCel1 chromosome 20, fNotCel1.pri, whole genome shotgun sequence genome and harbors:
- the tmem100a gene encoding transmembrane protein 100 codes for the protein MPEEANKDAMRTPATPEKSNNNDSPVPPRDATTVSIPLVNEVQLTAATGGAELSCYRCTVPFGVVVLIAGIVVTAVAYSFNSHGSTISYFGLVLLSAGLVLLASSVVCYKIRMERKKERRRESQTALVTNQRSIFA